The Aerosakkonema funiforme FACHB-1375 genome has a segment encoding these proteins:
- a CDS encoding CHAT domain-containing protein yields MDEQRIAAYLEFIQNLLECASEKEPQSLKIPSELVDTGLLQMIIIVAKQFYDNDNQNGAKFLTNLALQLGEILASAQQPIVIREETADILFRWGNEQFYINHTVLAFHCWQQCLIIYQAIDNPPGKAIALGNLGNASFSLAKYEQAISYWKQTLDILQEIKDSRRQVNALGNLGKAYFALAEYEQAINFYELSLGICREIKDRAEEASLLLSLGIAYHSLGKYERALDCHKNSLAIYREIKHRQGEAASGEGLGITYNSLGKYKQAISYHKQSLAIYREIKEPQGEASSLTNLGIAYNSLGEYEQASDFHQQSLNICRKIKYQEGEASSLIGLGNAYDSLGEYQRAISYHEESLVIKKNIKDRRGEATALGNLGNTYLFFGEYERAISYHEQSLSIKQKIKDRQGEANSLISLGNAYLSLGQYEQAITFYNDSLAICQQIEDRQGEATCVANLGSAYCSLGEYEQAIDYHQQSLAICREIEYRQGEAASLGNIGNAYLPLGKYEQAIAYHEQSLAICREIKHRPGEAAFLNNIAIAYRELQQTEVATKNYRDCLKIANPKTMPAECFKAGENLGYVGFTQNNWHLALEGYEPAMQAVEQLRKGSTTDKRRQEIIKEAISVYANAVQCYINLKQYDKAVETADRSRSRHLADLFASKDLYPQGEIPPEVEEYYRLQQQSNRLRSSDNDPMKSLATTRQPTPNGDAIIEKIKELEAEKQQAWLKIRSKDRVLAGQLQPDPLSFDQMQALIPDAETAILNFYTTREHTHIFILRKNQSTKLYTCEGQGIESLQNWIFDNWLIPYKENPTPWQKQMGEFLSQLANRLQINRLIEQHFNGIKELIIIPHLYLHQIPFAALPLNNIPIPHSDTTSVQTRGASLDMSEPIDTPDTPSQQPEYLSDKYRIRIVPSCQILNFCDQRVNLKPAIMGIVENTRGDLVFTGYECETLAKMHKVSENNRLRYQKATISEYQNLLDRVQVLHSSHHAESDLNNSLESKLKLYNDDINLGRLFTWRFSHLAEVFLSCCETNLTLTQITDDPLSIASGFLCAGARNVVSTLWSVDDLATALFCILYYQEKQDKGRSEAIRQAQFKLRNLTGDELYANHKRQLEEYFEQKLSAENKAEIIKNVRVRLDLLCRETLPFISPYYWSGFVSQGLA; encoded by the coding sequence ATGGACGAACAACGCATCGCCGCCTATTTGGAATTCATCCAAAATCTACTCGAATGTGCCAGTGAGAAAGAACCGCAAAGCTTAAAGATACCTTCGGAGTTAGTCGATACCGGACTTTTACAAATGATAATCATAGTTGCTAAACAATTCTATGATAATGACAACCAGAATGGGGCTAAATTTTTAACTAATCTTGCCTTGCAGTTGGGGGAAATTCTCGCAAGTGCCCAGCAACCAATAGTAATCAGAGAAGAGACAGCAGATATTTTATTTAGGTGGGGAAATGAGCAATTTTACATTAACCATACTGTTTTAGCTTTTCATTGCTGGCAACAGTGCCTTATCATTTATCAAGCTATCGATAATCCTCCAGGAAAAGCTATTGCACTGGGGAATTTAGGTAATGCTTCCTTCTCTCTGGCAAAATACGAACAAGCGATCTCCTACTGGAAACAGACCTTAGACATTTTGCAGGAAATCAAAGACAGCCGAAGGCAAGTGAATGCACTAGGAAATTTAGGCAAAGCTTACTTCGCTCTAGCAGAGTACGAACAAGCGATCAACTTTTACGAACTGTCTTTAGGCATTTGTCGGGAAATTAAAGACCGAGCAGAGGAAGCATCTTTGTTGCTAAGTTTGGGAATAGCTTACCACTCTCTGGGAAAGTACGAACGAGCGTTGGATTGCCACAAAAATTCTTTAGCCATTTATCGGGAAATTAAACACCGACAAGGGGAAGCAGCTTCGGGGGAAGGATTAGGTATAACTTACAACTCTCTAGGAAAGTACAAACAAGCGATCTCTTACCACAAGCAGTCTTTAGCCATTTATCGGGAAATCAAAGAACCCCAAGGGGAAGCATCTTCATTGACAAATTTAGGTATCGCTTACAACTCTCTGGGAGAGTACGAACAAGCAAGCGACTTTCACCAACAGTCTTTAAACATTTGCCGGAAAATCAAATATCAGGAAGGGGAAGCAAGTTCTCTTATAGGTTTAGGCAATGCTTATGACTCTCTGGGAGAATACCAACGAGCGATCTCTTACCACGAAGAGTCTTTAGTCATTAAAAAGAACATCAAAGATCGGCGAGGTGAAGCGACGGCACTGGGAAATTTAGGCAACACTTACTTATTTTTTGGAGAATACGAAAGAGCAATCTCGTACCACGAACAGTCTTTATCCATTAAACAGAAAATCAAAGACCGACAAGGGGAAGCGAATTCTCTGATAAGTTTAGGCAATGCTTACTTATCTTTGGGACAGTATGAACAAGCGATCACCTTTTACAACGATTCTTTAGCTATTTGTCAGCAAATCGAAGACCGACAAGGGGAAGCGACTTGTGTGGCAAATTTAGGCAGTGCTTACTGCTCTCTGGGAGAATATGAACAAGCGATAGACTATCACCAACAGTCTTTAGCCATTTGTCGAGAAATCGAATATCGGCAAGGAGAAGCAGCTTCTCTAGGAAATATAGGCAACGCTTACTTACCTCTTGGAAAGTATGAACAAGCAATTGCTTACCACGAACAGTCTTTAGCCATTTGTCGAGAAATCAAACATAGGCCAGGGGAAGCGGCTTTTCTCAATAACATAGCCATCGCTTATCGTGAATTGCAGCAAACAGAAGTAGCGACGAAGAACTATCGAGACTGCCTCAAAATTGCCAATCCCAAAACCATGCCAGCCGAATGCTTCAAAGCTGGCGAAAACCTCGGCTACGTCGGCTTCACCCAAAACAACTGGCACCTCGCCTTAGAAGGATACGAACCCGCGATGCAAGCAGTCGAACAACTTCGCAAAGGTTCAACCACCGACAAACGCCGCCAAGAAATCATTAAAGAAGCCATCTCCGTTTACGCCAACGCCGTCCAATGCTACATCAACCTCAAACAATACGATAAAGCCGTCGAAACCGCAGACCGTTCCCGTTCCCGCCACCTCGCCGACTTATTCGCCAGCAAAGACCTCTACCCCCAAGGCGAAATTCCCCCGGAAGTCGAAGAATACTATCGCCTGCAACAACAAAGCAACCGTTTGCGTTCTTCTGACAATGACCCAATGAAATCACTCGCCACCACTCGCCAGCCAACCCCCAACGGCGACGCTATCATCGAAAAGATTAAAGAATTAGAAGCAGAAAAACAGCAAGCTTGGCTGAAAATTCGCAGTAAAGATCGAGTTTTGGCGGGTCAATTGCAACCAGACCCCCTCAGTTTCGACCAGATGCAAGCCTTAATTCCCGATGCCGAAACCGCCATTCTCAATTTTTACACCACTCGCGAACATACGCACATTTTCATATTGCGAAAAAATCAATCTACCAAACTCTACACCTGCGAAGGTCAAGGAATTGAAAGTTTGCAAAATTGGATATTTGACAACTGGTTAATACCTTATAAAGAAAACCCAACCCCCTGGCAAAAGCAAATGGGTGAATTTCTCTCCCAACTCGCCAACCGCCTGCAAATTAATCGACTAATTGAGCAACATTTCAACGGCATCAAAGAACTAATTATCATCCCTCATTTGTACCTGCATCAAATTCCCTTTGCTGCCTTACCTTTAAATAATATTCCCATTCCCCACAGCGATACAACTTCCGTCCAAACACGCGGCGCAAGCCTTGATATGAGCGAACCCATTGACACGCCTGACACCCCATCCCAACAACCCGAATACCTCAGCGATAAATACCGCATTCGCATCGTTCCCAGTTGCCAAATACTCAACTTTTGCGACCAGCGAGTCAACCTCAAACCTGCCATAATGGGAATAGTGGAAAATACTAGAGGCGACCTCGTTTTCACTGGCTACGAGTGCGAAACTCTGGCAAAAATGCACAAAGTTTCCGAAAATAATCGCCTCCGATATCAGAAAGCAACTATCAGTGAATATCAAAATTTACTCGATCGCGTGCAAGTCCTCCATTCCAGTCATCACGCTGAGTCAGATCTCAATAATTCCCTGGAATCCAAACTTAAATTATACAACGATGATATCAACCTCGGTCGCCTTTTCACTTGGAGATTTTCGCACCTAGCCGAAGTCTTCCTCTCCTGCTGCGAAACAAATTTAACCCTCACCCAAATTACCGACGATCCGCTGAGTATTGCTAGCGGTTTCCTCTGTGCTGGTGCGAGAAATGTGGTCAGTACCTTGTGGTCTGTGGACGATTTAGCAACTGCTTTGTTTTGCATTTTATACTATCAGGAAAAGCAGGACAAGGGCCGATCGGAAGCAATCCGCCAAGCACAATTCAAGCTGCGTAACTTGACAGGCGATGAATTATATGCTAATCATAAACGGCAATTAGAGGAGTATTTTGAACAGAAACTATCGGCAGAAAATAAAGCAGAAATTATCAAAAATGTGCGAGTGCGATTAGATCTCCTTTGTCGGGAAACATTACCCTTTATCAGTCCCTATTATTGGTCGGGTTTTGTATCGCAAGGTTTAGCCTAA
- a CDS encoding DUF29 domain-containing protein, producing MTTIQSTTTAITSLYEQDFYLWLQTNINLLKEGKFAEVDLENLLEELESMGRSDKNGLKSNLRVLLMHLLKYKYQPENQTNSWNYTIIEHRIRLRDTFKTSPSLYRFFEEIFNESYQDARELAAAETGLSIKVFPSESPFTVEEVLNADFLPAESEDSENME from the coding sequence ATGACCACTATCCAATCAACAACAACTGCCATAACATCCCTTTACGAACAGGATTTTTATCTCTGGCTACAGACAAATATCAACTTATTAAAAGAGGGAAAATTTGCCGAAGTAGATCTAGAAAACTTACTAGAGGAACTGGAAAGTATGGGGAGAAGCGATAAAAATGGTTTAAAAAGTAATCTAAGGGTACTTCTCATGCACTTACTCAAGTATAAATATCAACCAGAAAACCAAACAAATAGTTGGAACTACACCATTATAGAACATCGTATTCGCCTCCGAGATACTTTCAAAACCAGTCCGAGTTTATATCGATTTTTTGAAGAGATTTTTAATGAATCTTATCAAGATGCTAGGGAATTAGCCGCCGCTGAAACAGGTTTATCGATTAAGGTATTTCCCTCAGAATCTCCCTTTACTGTGGAAGAAGTTCTGAATGCTGATTTTTTACCTGCTGAGAGCGAAGATTCTGAAAATATGGAATAA
- a CDS encoding Uma2 family endonuclease, with translation MIADRSQDYISPQDYLAGEEISPIKHEYIDGKIYAMAGANDAHVTISLNLGSLLRNHVRGTGCRVYMVDMKAFIETANIFYYPDVMVTCDERDRAFPNHKKYPCLIVEVLSQKTEAFDRGDKFADYQQLETLQEYVLISQKRQRVECFRRNAEGFWVLQTYNQGSEIHLASIDFHISIDALYEDVTFGDNEAGN, from the coding sequence ATGATTGCCGATCGAAGCCAAGATTACATTTCTCCTCAAGATTATCTAGCAGGAGAAGAAATCAGCCCCATCAAGCACGAATATATTGATGGAAAAATCTACGCAATGGCAGGTGCAAATGATGCCCATGTTACCATTTCTCTCAATCTTGGTTCATTGTTAAGAAATCATGTGCGAGGTACTGGTTGCCGTGTCTATATGGTGGATATGAAAGCATTTATTGAAACAGCGAATATCTTTTACTATCCTGATGTGATGGTAACTTGTGATGAACGCGATCGAGCATTTCCAAACCATAAAAAATATCCTTGTTTAATTGTCGAAGTTTTATCCCAAAAAACAGAAGCATTCGATCGAGGTGACAAGTTTGCCGACTATCAGCAATTAGAAACCCTCCAAGAATACGTTTTAATTAGCCAAAAGCGCCAGCGTGTAGAATGTTTCCGTCGCAATGCCGAGGGTTTTTGGGTATTGCAAACATACAATCAAGGCAGCGAAATTCATTTAGCAAGCATTGATTTTCACATTAGCATTGATGCTTTATATGAAGATGTGACTTTCGGAGATAATGAAGCAGGAAATTAG